Proteins from a single region of Sediminitomix flava:
- a CDS encoding GAF domain-containing protein, with protein MTLRQKLFFAFGFPLLFAIVIGVLTYKYMEHTSILMDEIQILDHCSQLIDKAQYHETVFLLDESHENDFFKDRKSNGLQHTEMLIDSVEFILNDFSSEYDQEIDYSYFIFFHQLNDFLYKKRKQIYQLSSLCLQNGNENWGLIGELNRRSINIESSSMSFDRKYLKNCLHYEKAFLLSKDLKYEVLFDDAITSLSQHILLSYQIQSGNSLEEKKNYTDLLKKVSQYQLTFKKLIKLSQKIGLDNSTGIRAESDHLYTDIRSELERLKEKVAAENQSDVMMSEMLLLIFLCVQCFLVLIGGGVIIQQFKNRIDTLSTAFKDLRAGHFLDEKYLKHGKDELHFLSKEIFLLSKWIENVSTYAKKIRFEERNYEYPTAYKQGELPEHLAQIEERIIHFQHEKQLRHWITEGMNKFLALLREKHQEENIFDVLTRELSHFIGANQMVFYITDNPKAPKYLIAQSFFAFQYKRNQLHQVSVDEGLIGQAFKEKHTLHLTDVPNNYTSITSGLGDATPSNLLILPLISFNEVVGLIEIASFKVFDEYQIEFLEKIAQSIAATIADEKTNITHRTDSLENSSS; from the coding sequence ATGACCTTAAGACAGAAGCTTTTTTTTGCCTTCGGTTTCCCTCTTTTATTTGCCATTGTAATAGGCGTACTGACCTATAAATACATGGAGCATACATCTATTCTCATGGATGAAATCCAAATATTAGATCATTGCTCACAATTGATAGACAAGGCACAGTATCATGAAACAGTTTTTCTACTTGATGAATCTCATGAAAATGATTTTTTCAAGGATAGAAAAAGTAATGGGTTACAGCATACAGAAATGCTCATTGACTCAGTAGAGTTTATCTTGAATGACTTTTCTAGTGAATATGATCAAGAAATTGATTACTCCTACTTTATTTTCTTTCATCAACTGAATGATTTTCTATATAAAAAAAGAAAGCAAATCTATCAGCTTTCTAGCCTGTGTCTACAGAATGGAAATGAAAATTGGGGGCTCATCGGAGAATTAAACAGAAGGTCTATCAATATTGAGTCTTCGAGCATGAGCTTCGATAGAAAATACTTAAAAAACTGCCTGCATTATGAAAAAGCATTCCTTCTTTCAAAAGATTTGAAATATGAAGTTCTTTTCGATGATGCAATCACCTCTCTCTCGCAACATATTTTACTGAGTTATCAAATACAGTCGGGAAATAGCTTAGAGGAAAAAAAGAATTATACAGATTTGCTCAAAAAAGTGAGTCAGTATCAGCTTACGTTCAAGAAACTGATTAAACTTAGTCAGAAAATAGGATTAGATAATTCTACAGGAATAAGAGCTGAATCAGACCACCTTTATACAGATATTCGATCAGAATTAGAGCGCTTGAAAGAGAAGGTTGCAGCAGAAAATCAGTCGGATGTGATGATGTCTGAAATGCTCTTACTCATCTTTCTTTGTGTCCAATGTTTTCTTGTTCTGATTGGAGGAGGAGTTATAATACAGCAATTCAAAAACCGAATAGATACACTGAGTACCGCATTCAAAGATTTACGAGCAGGGCATTTTCTAGATGAAAAGTATCTTAAGCATGGAAAAGATGAACTTCACTTTCTATCTAAAGAAATATTTTTACTCAGTAAGTGGATAGAAAATGTATCTACTTATGCCAAAAAGATTCGGTTTGAAGAACGAAACTATGAATATCCAACAGCTTACAAACAAGGAGAACTACCTGAACACCTTGCTCAAATAGAAGAGCGAATCATTCATTTCCAACATGAGAAACAACTCAGACATTGGATTACTGAAGGAATGAATAAATTCTTGGCTTTACTTCGTGAAAAGCACCAAGAGGAAAATATATTCGATGTCCTCACTCGAGAATTATCACATTTTATCGGAGCCAATCAAATGGTTTTCTACATTACGGATAATCCTAAAGCGCCGAAATATCTTATTGCCCAATCCTTTTTTGCCTTCCAATATAAAAGAAATCAACTACACCAAGTAAGTGTAGATGAAGGACTCATTGGTCAAGCTTTTAAAGAAAAACATACACTCCATCTTACGGATGTCCCTAATAACTACACAAGCATCACTTCGGGCTTAGGCGATGCTACACCATCAAACTTATTGATTCTCCCTCTGATATCTTTCAACGAAGTTGTAGGGCTTATAGAAATAGCTTCATTCAAAGTATTTGATGAGTATCAGATTGAGTTTTTAGAAAAAATAGCACAAAGTATCGCGGCTACTATAGCCGATGAAAAGACAAATATCACGCATCGTACAGATTCGTTAGAGAACTCTTCCTCATAA